From a single Nostoc sp. MS1 genomic region:
- a CDS encoding AAA-like domain-containing protein, which produces MGNPNIYTVSGTIETYNQKLYISRQADQELLKLCRTAEFAYVLAPRQVGKSSLMVRTAEQLIEEGIQCAIVDISGELGKLLTAEQWYKGLLYSIASQLILDTNTNQWWEEHNNLGITQRLTLFFKNVLLIEIATPIVIFVDEIDTTLSLDFTDDFYAAVRYFYVARATNPEFRRLSFVLIGVATPGDLIRDPKRTPFNIGQRVDLTDFTFEEALPLAAGLGLPIENAQQVLQWVLKWTGGHPNLTQRLCRILADRNQADWSEAEVDRVVDSTFFGNASEQDNNLQFVRDMLTKRAPDIINVLTVYQQVWRVGEGRRRHRRPVIDEEQSLIKSHLKLSGVVKREGKILKVRNNIYRQVFNNTWINTHLPVNWAKRLQRAAVGLIGLILFLSVPLAAFGLWQAQQANRQKAIAVQKAREADQQRQIADKQRTIAEQQKIKAEAAQKLAEQRRQQAETARKAEEKQRQIAEAQREEANKQRQIAEQLKNKAETARKLADDRRQDAEKAQKAEAEQRRIAETAQKAEAKQRQIAETAKLVQTLAGQALALRDVFPQRSLLFAVESLNRGTNILRPTEAGALLRRLLGEIGGIPLIGHEKPVVTVAFSPKGNWLATGSKDGTVRLWDKLNPDKPAIVLRGNTGEVKAVAISHDGKWLATIGNDNYIRLWNISTPNVNTTPTILRGHTKPINALSFSPDNKWLATSGQDAIVGLWDMTAKVPSSKMIPLRGYKSEVRQVVFSPSGQWLATGESNDITGEGVDIDVRLWNMTAISSSATPIILKTQKFTENHIRGFAFSPDEKRLAAAMSYSAQVWDLTSKNLATTPATIIGKNDGWINSIAFSPDSRWLATVSNDLKLWDMQSLNFSQPKSSNCETDTNYSVCRFILRGHSAAIIGVNFSPDGKLIATASQDGTARLWHITDLSISPIVLQGHEGWVNTLTFDATGQWLATASEDNQARLWKVPNVLNDLIVLSGIDFVRAVAISPDRKWIASNSNDNIIRLWNTSDLMRPPILLTEHTNIIYSLAFSPNGKWLASSSLDGTVRLWDMTNPAKKPHVLNGPGFWNMAFSSSGRWLAAGSYDGSIRVWDMKQASLPTKPSFVRNTQNGGVRSLAFSPDEHWLVTGGNTGCSDRSTLVWDLTNQNPNGKPISLFGHCDVVADVAFSPNNRWVATAGWDGKAILWDITASNPSANPKIIPFNSRVSQVAFSPDGRWLAAGSWNYQVQLQNMNNLAKKPDLLAGHRGGVFGLKFSPDSQWLASSSGDLTIRLWNPTDITSAPVVLRGHDSVVSPLAFSTDSRWLVSGSDSDVRLWRVSFNNDDLINIACRTAGRNLTLKEWQEAFGKEPYRQTCPNLPSGKVNSSGTATNNFGVMIWQKFREAIAWGSNQSRLPKVTKSYSVTRATKSTR; this is translated from the coding sequence ATGGGTAATCCAAACATTTATACCGTTAGCGGTACTATCGAAACGTATAACCAAAAGTTGTACATTTCTCGACAAGCAGATCAAGAGTTACTCAAACTGTGCCGTACTGCTGAGTTTGCTTATGTCCTTGCTCCCCGCCAAGTAGGAAAATCTAGCCTGATGGTTCGGACGGCAGAACAGTTGATTGAAGAAGGGATTCAATGTGCGATCGTTGATATCAGTGGTGAATTAGGTAAGCTGTTAACTGCTGAACAATGGTACAAAGGGTTGCTTTATTCAATAGCCAGTCAACTTATCCTGGATACTAATACAAATCAGTGGTGGGAGGAGCATAACAATTTAGGCATTACTCAACGGCTAACTTTGTTTTTTAAGAATGTATTACTGATTGAAATAGCGACACCCATAGTAATTTTTGTTGATGAAATTGATACTACTCTTAGCCTAGATTTCACTGATGATTTTTACGCAGCCGTTCGTTACTTTTACGTTGCCCGTGCCACAAATCCCGAATTTCGTCGCCTTTCCTTTGTTTTGATTGGTGTTGCCACACCAGGCGATTTAATTCGTGACCCAAAGCGTACACCCTTTAATATTGGACAACGAGTAGATTTAACAGATTTTACCTTTGAAGAAGCATTGCCTTTAGCAGCAGGCTTAGGACTACCCATTGAGAATGCCCAACAAGTATTGCAGTGGGTTTTGAAATGGACTGGAGGACACCCAAATTTAACTCAGCGTCTTTGTCGCATTCTTGCTGATCGCAATCAAGCAGATTGGTCTGAGGCTGAGGTTGATCGTGTTGTAGATAGTACCTTTTTTGGCAATGCCAGTGAGCAAGACAATAACTTGCAATTCGTGAGGGATATGCTTACTAAGCGTGCGCCTGACATCATTAATGTTTTAACTGTATATCAGCAAGTGTGGCGCGTAGGCGAAGGCCGCCGCAGGCATCGCCGTCCTGTTATTGATGAGGAACAATCCCTTATAAAATCACACCTCAAGCTTTCTGGCGTAGTCAAGCGCGAAGGCAAAATCCTCAAAGTTCGCAATAATATCTACAGACAAGTATTTAATAATACCTGGATTAACACTCATTTACCCGTTAACTGGGCCAAGCGGCTACAACGTGCGGCTGTGGGATTGATTGGATTGATTTTGTTTTTGTCAGTACCTTTAGCAGCATTTGGTTTGTGGCAGGCTCAACAGGCAAATAGACAAAAAGCGATCGCTGTACAAAAAGCACGAGAAGCAGATCAGCAACGTCAAATTGCAGATAAACAAAGGACGATCGCTGAACAGCAAAAAATAAAAGCCGAAGCAGCCCAGAAGTTAGCCGAACAACGTCGCCAACAAGCAGAAACAGCCCGAAAGGCTGAAGAAAAACAACGTCAAATTGCAGAAGCACAACGGGAAGAAGCGAACAAACAACGCCAAATTGCCGAACAGTTAAAAAATAAAGCGGAAACAGCCAGAAAACTTGCGGATGATCGTCGGCAGGATGCAGAAAAAGCCCAAAAAGCCGAAGCCGAACAACGCCGAATTGCAGAAACAGCACAAAAAGCGGAAGCAAAGCAACGCCAAATAGCAGAAACAGCAAAATTAGTTCAAACCTTAGCAGGACAAGCTTTGGCATTGCGTGACGTATTTCCGCAACGCAGCCTTTTATTTGCAGTAGAATCTCTTAACAGAGGGACGAATATTTTACGACCTACAGAAGCAGGGGCGTTATTACGGCGTTTGCTAGGTGAAATTGGTGGTATTCCCTTAATTGGACATGAGAAACCAGTGGTTACTGTGGCCTTTAGTCCGAAAGGAAACTGGTTAGCTACAGGCAGTAAAGATGGCACAGTTCGGCTGTGGGATAAGCTCAATCCAGATAAACCCGCGATTGTTTTACGAGGAAATACAGGTGAAGTGAAGGCTGTTGCTATTAGTCATGATGGCAAATGGTTAGCAACAATTGGTAATGACAACTACATTCGCCTCTGGAATATCAGTACACCGAACGTCAACACCACACCAACAATTCTTCGAGGACATACCAAGCCAATTAATGCCCTGTCTTTTAGTCCTGATAACAAATGGTTAGCAACATCTGGGCAAGATGCCATTGTCGGGCTATGGGATATGACAGCTAAAGTGCCTAGCTCGAAAATGATTCCATTGAGAGGTTATAAATCAGAGGTTCGCCAAGTTGTTTTTAGTCCTTCTGGGCAATGGTTAGCTACAGGTGAATCAAATGACATTACAGGTGAAGGAGTTGATATTGATGTACGGCTGTGGAATATGACAGCGATTAGTTCCTCTGCTACACCCATAATCCTCAAGACTCAAAAATTTACTGAGAATCATATTCGGGGATTTGCCTTCAGTCCTGATGAAAAACGACTAGCAGCCGCCATGTCTTACTCTGCTCAAGTTTGGGATTTAACTTCTAAAAACTTAGCTACTACCCCAGCCACGATCATAGGTAAAAATGACGGGTGGATTAACTCCATTGCCTTTAGTCCTGATAGTCGTTGGTTAGCAACAGTTAGCAATGACTTAAAGTTGTGGGATATGCAGAGTTTAAATTTTTCCCAACCCAAATCCTCAAACTGTGAGACTGACACAAATTATTCGGTTTGTCGCTTTATTTTGCGAGGACATAGCGCTGCTATTATTGGAGTAAATTTCAGCCCTGATGGAAAGCTGATAGCAACAGCCAGTCAAGATGGAACAGCTAGGTTGTGGCATATCACTGACCTCTCAATATCACCTATCGTTCTTCAAGGACATGAAGGATGGGTCAATACCCTGACTTTTGACGCAACAGGGCAATGGTTAGCAACTGCTAGTGAAGACAATCAAGCCCGATTATGGAAAGTTCCCAACGTTTTGAATGACCTAATTGTTTTGTCGGGTATTGATTTTGTACGGGCAGTTGCAATTAGTCCCGATCGCAAATGGATAGCATCTAATAGTAACGACAACATCATCAGACTATGGAACACAAGTGATCTAATGCGTCCACCGATCCTACTAACTGAACACACAAATATTATCTACAGTCTAGCTTTCAGCCCCAATGGAAAATGGTTAGCTTCAAGTAGCCTCGATGGAACTGTCCGGTTGTGGGATATGACCAATCCTGCTAAAAAACCACATGTCCTCAATGGGCCGGGTTTCTGGAATATGGCATTCAGTTCTAGTGGTAGGTGGTTAGCTGCTGGCAGCTACGATGGGAGTATCCGGGTATGGGACATGAAACAAGCCAGTTTACCAACTAAGCCGAGCTTTGTGAGAAATACTCAGAATGGTGGAGTGCGATCGCTTGCCTTTAGCCCAGATGAGCATTGGTTGGTTACTGGTGGTAACACTGGTTGCAGTGACAGAAGTACCTTGGTTTGGGATTTAACCAACCAAAACCCCAATGGCAAACCCATTTCTCTATTTGGTCACTGCGATGTAGTTGCAGACGTAGCATTCAGCCCTAATAATCGTTGGGTAGCAACAGCAGGTTGGGATGGTAAAGCTATACTGTGGGATATTACTGCTAGTAACCCCTCAGCGAATCCAAAGATTATTCCATTTAATAGTCGCGTTTCTCAAGTTGCGTTTAGTCCAGATGGTCGCTGGTTGGCTGCTGGTTCTTGGAATTATCAAGTTCAGTTACAGAATATGAATAATCTTGCCAAAAAACCGGATTTGCTAGCCGGACATCGCGGGGGTGTTTTTGGTCTAAAATTCAGCCCCGATAGCCAATGGTTAGCAAGTTCCAGTGGTGACCTTACCATCCGCTTGTGGAATCCCACAGACATAACCTCTGCACCTGTTGTACTACGTGGACATGATAGCGTTGTTAGCCCTTTAGCCTTTAGCACTGATAGTCGTTGGCTTGTGAGTGGTTCTGATAGTGATGTTCGTCTGTGGCGAGTGTCTTTCAATAATGATGACTTAATCAATATTGCTTGTCGCACAGCAGGACGCAACTTAACTCTGAAAGAGTGGCAAGAAGCTTTTGGTAAAGAACCTTATCGTCAAACCTGTCCAAACTTACCTTCTGGTAAAGTAAATTCTTCTGGTACAGCCACTAATAATTTTGGGGTGATGATCTGGCAAAAATTTCGAGAGGCGATCGCTTGGGGAAGTAATCAAAGTAGGCTTCCAAAAGTTACTAAATCGTATTCAGTAACTAGAGCCACAAAAAGCACCCGTTAG
- a CDS encoding AAA-like domain-containing protein, translating to MFSKLRLYSQASPVKKILILTANPQHTNSLRLDQEVRDITEGLMRSRRRDDFEIISRWALRPRDLRRALLDVEPQIVHFSGHGAGTQGLVLENDVGEIQLVSSQALSGLFELCQENVECVLLNACYSEVQAEAIFQHIDCVVGMNQAIGDHAAIDFAVGFYDGLGAGKSLEEAFKFGCNAINLEGIPEYATPKLKQRPSSVQKVSPTPKRRIFISYKRNTETDEKVAMQVFQVLREQHQVFIDQTMLVGTPWAERIEAELRRAEFLIVFLSERSVHSEMVEAEIETAHRLTKEQGHPVILPVRLNYLEPFQYPLSAYLNGINWALWRGNEDTPKLIQELQQAIAGDTLSINTEQSKADLLQTSPQPPLPPPSPSAQPILLEMPEGTMDSESRFYIERPQDAIAIATIQRQGATLTIKGPRQIGKSSLLMRVIDAAIKIGKKVAFIDFQSSFDQEALTNAEIFYQQFCAILTEQLGMPNRVEEFWQQGAGNNQRCTRYMQSYLLKELGASFVLVMDEVDRIFDTEFQSDYFGMLRSWHNNRASPLPTMRIWRQFDLALVTATEPYYLIANLNQSPFNVGEVIEFRDFTLEQIADLNQRHGSPLTQLQENQLMTLLNGHPYLVRRALYVVANQQFSVTELFAQATSDRGPFGDHLRYHLFRIDKRKDLVQSLLQVIRNNTCPDQRIYRLLNAAGLIRREGQMVVARCQLYADYFREHLYG from the coding sequence ATATTCTCAAAACTACGGTTATATTCGCAAGCTAGCCCCGTGAAAAAAATTCTGATTCTCACAGCTAATCCTCAACACACAAATAGTTTACGTCTTGATCAAGAGGTACGAGATATCACAGAAGGGTTAATGCGATCGCGCAGACGAGATGATTTTGAAATTATATCACGGTGGGCGTTGCGCCCTAGAGATTTGCGGCGGGCGTTGTTGGATGTCGAACCGCAAATTGTGCATTTTTCAGGACACGGGGCAGGTACTCAAGGATTAGTTTTAGAAAACGACGTAGGTGAGATACAGCTAGTCAGTTCTCAAGCTTTATCGGGGCTATTTGAACTGTGTCAAGAAAATGTTGAGTGTGTGTTATTGAATGCCTGTTACAGCGAGGTGCAAGCAGAAGCTATTTTTCAACACATTGATTGTGTAGTTGGGATGAATCAGGCAATTGGCGATCACGCTGCTATTGATTTTGCTGTTGGGTTTTATGATGGTCTAGGTGCAGGAAAATCACTAGAAGAAGCTTTTAAATTTGGTTGTAATGCGATCAACTTAGAAGGTATTCCAGAGTACGCAACACCAAAACTCAAGCAACGACCATCATCTGTGCAGAAAGTCTCGCCAACTCCCAAAAGGCGCATTTTTATCAGCTATAAACGTAACACAGAAACTGATGAAAAAGTTGCCATGCAGGTGTTTCAGGTACTCAGGGAACAGCATCAGGTGTTTATTGATCAAACGATGCTGGTAGGTACGCCTTGGGCAGAAAGAATTGAAGCTGAATTGCGACGGGCAGAATTTTTGATTGTGTTTCTATCGGAACGGTCTGTTCACAGTGAGATGGTGGAAGCTGAGATTGAAACAGCACACCGTCTGACCAAAGAGCAGGGACATCCTGTAATTTTACCAGTGCGTCTCAACTATTTAGAACCATTTCAGTACCCCCTGAGTGCTTATCTCAACGGTATCAACTGGGCGTTATGGCGGGGAAATGAAGACACACCCAAGTTAATTCAAGAGTTACAACAAGCGATCGCAGGCGATACTCTTTCTATCAATACAGAACAGTCCAAAGCCGACTTGCTGCAAACTTCGCCACAACCACCTTTACCGCCTCCATCTCCTTCTGCTCAACCAATACTCCTAGAAATGCCAGAAGGGACAATGGACTCAGAGTCTCGATTTTACATCGAACGTCCCCAAGATGCGATCGCGATCGCCACAATCCAGCGCCAAGGAGCCACTTTAACAATTAAGGGGCCACGTCAAATTGGTAAAAGTTCCTTGCTGATGCGAGTGATTGATGCAGCAATTAAAATCGGTAAAAAGGTGGCATTTATAGATTTTCAATCCTCATTTGACCAAGAAGCCCTCACCAATGCAGAGATTTTTTATCAACAGTTCTGCGCGATTTTAACTGAACAATTGGGAATGCCCAATCGAGTAGAAGAATTTTGGCAGCAAGGTGCAGGTAACAATCAGCGTTGTACCCGCTATATGCAATCCTATCTGCTCAAAGAACTCGGTGCTTCATTTGTTTTAGTGATGGATGAAGTAGATCGAATTTTTGATACTGAGTTTCAGTCAGACTATTTTGGGATGTTGCGTAGTTGGCACAATAATCGTGCTTCACCTTTACCTACTATGCGGATTTGGAGACAGTTCGACTTAGCTTTAGTGACTGCTACCGAACCTTATTATCTTATTGCCAACCTTAATCAATCTCCGTTTAATGTGGGTGAAGTGATTGAGTTTAGGGATTTTACACTAGAACAAATTGCCGATCTGAATCAAAGGCACGGTTCCCCTCTGACGCAGTTGCAAGAAAACCAACTGATGACATTATTGAATGGTCATCCTTATTTGGTACGACGTGCGTTGTATGTGGTTGCTAACCAGCAGTTTTCAGTAACAGAACTGTTTGCTCAAGCAACTAGCGATCGCGGCCCCTTTGGTGATCATCTGCGGTATCATTTATTCCGCATTGATAAAAGGAAAGACTTAGTACAAAGCTTACTCCAAGTAATTCGCAACAATACTTGTCCAGACCAGCGTATTTACCGATTACTCAATGCAGCAGGTTTGATTCGACGTGAGGGTCAAATGGTTGTGGCGCGGTGTCAACTATACGCTGACTATTTCCGGGAGCATCTATATGGGTAA
- a CDS encoding AbrB family transcriptional regulator, which produces MNHSLSIASSQNPPTNTNPIVTRSQLIIKQLIILCLEMLVALPVGWALTKLHFGGISWIFGGIVAGTAILQCCRVFYNYSPKPNRTARKVGMGLVGLTVGASNANSNIMSLASGFPIFIFLTLFLLLCGVGIGYIYSRLSKTNILTAMLATVPGGVGVMSSIAADYNRNVTLVALVQAIRVTSVVLLIPFIARTSVGNSGNPPPVPPQGVLIDFAPLQLELLAVVLLFTGIIVYLAITLNIPAGDFFGALVLGATFNSLLHYLPFASDIQFYPPLLVNIIGQMLLGITIGEYWGEKPTFGKRTVGYALMSVAMTLVAGAIAAIIATQLTSWDWLTCLLVTAPGGSAEMILVSLALHHNVEVVTVGHLIRLIAINSSLPLWLFLFRRLDGMGSGEWGEMRE; this is translated from the coding sequence ATGAATCACAGTTTAAGTATTGCTTCTTCCCAAAATCCACCAACTAACACAAATCCTATAGTTACTAGATCACAATTAATTATTAAACAACTTATTATCCTCTGTTTAGAAATGCTAGTTGCCTTGCCTGTGGGTTGGGCATTGACAAAGCTGCATTTTGGGGGAATTTCTTGGATATTTGGCGGAATTGTCGCAGGAACAGCAATTTTACAATGTTGTCGAGTATTCTATAACTATTCGCCCAAACCTAACCGCACTGCCAGAAAAGTAGGTATGGGATTAGTTGGCTTGACTGTTGGGGCATCAAATGCCAATAGTAACATCATGAGCCTTGCTTCTGGGTTTCCTATATTTATTTTTCTTACCTTATTTTTGTTGTTATGTGGTGTGGGGATTGGCTATATTTACTCACGCTTAAGTAAAACCAACATATTAACAGCAATGTTGGCTACAGTTCCCGGTGGTGTGGGTGTGATGTCATCTATCGCCGCCGACTATAATCGCAATGTCACGCTAGTAGCGCTAGTGCAAGCGATTCGCGTTACTTCTGTAGTTCTACTCATTCCCTTTATCGCTAGGACATCTGTTGGTAATTCTGGGAATCCTCCACCAGTTCCACCTCAAGGGGTGCTAATCGATTTTGCACCATTACAACTAGAATTACTGGCAGTAGTTTTGCTATTTACAGGGATTATAGTTTATCTAGCCATAACGCTGAATATTCCGGCTGGTGACTTTTTTGGTGCATTAGTCTTAGGGGCAACATTTAATTCTCTATTACATTATTTACCTTTTGCCAGCGATATTCAATTCTATCCACCACTGTTGGTTAACATTATTGGTCAAATGCTGTTAGGTATTACCATTGGTGAATATTGGGGAGAAAAACCCACCTTTGGTAAAAGAACAGTAGGTTATGCTTTAATGTCCGTAGCCATGACCTTGGTTGCAGGTGCGATCGCTGCTATTATTGCCACACAATTAACCTCTTGGGACTGGTTGACTTGTTTGTTAGTCACAGCACCAGGAGGATCAGCAGAGATGATTTTAGTTTCTCTGGCGTTACATCACAATGTAGAAGTCGTCACAGTAGGTCACTTAATCAGGTTGATTGCCATTAACAGTTCTTTACCACTTTGGCTGTTTTTATTCCGCCGTCTTGATGGGATGGGGAGTGGGGAGTGGGGAGAGATGAGGGAGTAG
- a CDS encoding DUF1838 domain-containing protein, translating to MVAQIQELDAQHWVKTRSSLDPSQSTFLTWTGKIYALIPGEKRKLLFKMVGVSISRCLPTGEGSWDFTSRELTYYLNPENDEILRKWENPWTGETVPVLHVANDPVQGHFQGKFPAQVEGETTTFVFDIFPTYPNPLAEDPKFAEYSPYQTYQAAELFKLTVPTADLFNADLPTVSQLRLSWDRIGQWLPWMKMGDRPGNLIYSAFGSKVGGLTELPQLLQDEINHRVPLYKQAPKAFSEGEDMTSWLYFQKHFQAYLAGEIFPLPADEEV from the coding sequence ATGGTTGCCCAAATCCAAGAATTAGATGCCCAGCATTGGGTAAAAACTCGCTCTTCTCTTGACCCTAGCCAATCTACATTCCTAACATGGACAGGAAAGATTTATGCTTTGATTCCAGGGGAGAAAAGAAAGCTTCTTTTTAAAATGGTGGGAGTCAGTATTAGTAGATGTTTACCCACAGGTGAAGGAAGTTGGGACTTTACCTCTAGGGAACTAACCTATTACTTGAACCCAGAAAATGACGAGATTTTGCGTAAATGGGAAAACCCTTGGACTGGTGAGACTGTACCAGTTCTTCATGTTGCCAATGACCCCGTACAAGGCCATTTTCAAGGCAAATTTCCGGCTCAAGTGGAAGGAGAAACAACAACCTTTGTTTTTGATATCTTTCCGACATACCCCAACCCCCTGGCCGAAGACCCCAAATTTGCCGAATATAGTCCTTATCAAACTTATCAGGCGGCGGAATTATTTAAACTCACAGTCCCAACCGCAGATTTATTTAACGCAGACCTACCTACAGTGTCTCAACTAAGACTTAGCTGGGATAGAATTGGACAGTGGTTGCCTTGGATGAAAATGGGCGATCGCCCAGGTAATCTAATCTATAGTGCTTTTGGCAGTAAAGTCGGTGGTTTAACCGAATTACCCCAACTACTGCAAGATGAAATTAATCATCGCGTTCCTTTATATAAACAAGCGCCAAAAGCCTTTTCTGAAGGTGAAGATATGACTTCTTGGCTATACTTCCAAAAGCACTTTCAAGCTTACTTAGCCGGGGAGATATTTCCCTTACCAGCAGATGAAGAAGTGTAA
- the pepE gene encoding dipeptidase PepE codes for MSKKLLLLSNSTNIGEAYLAYPQQEVNNFLGISIKKIVFIPFASVTATYDQYAERVDRVFQKLGYVVDTIHLAENPHELIKNAEAIVIGGGNTFHLLHCLQKHNLIEVIRDKVNQGTPYIGWSAGSNVACPTIKTSNDMPIIEPINFQALDLVPFQINPHYTDAVIPNHNGETREQRLKEFLVLNPDIYVVGLQEGTMLKIADSSIKLIGDKKMYVFKFGEEKKEYTNSDDLSFLL; via the coding sequence ATGTCAAAAAAATTGTTATTGCTGAGTAATTCCACAAATATAGGTGAAGCATATTTAGCTTACCCACAGCAAGAAGTTAATAATTTTTTAGGAATCTCTATCAAAAAAATAGTATTTATACCTTTCGCATCTGTGACAGCAACTTATGATCAGTATGCCGAAAGAGTTGATAGAGTATTTCAAAAGCTAGGTTATGTAGTTGATACTATTCATTTGGCTGAAAATCCTCATGAATTAATTAAAAATGCAGAAGCCATAGTAATTGGCGGTGGAAATACTTTTCATTTATTGCATTGCTTACAAAAGCATAATCTGATTGAAGTTATAAGAGACAAAGTTAATCAAGGAACTCCTTATATTGGCTGGAGTGCTGGTTCTAATGTTGCTTGTCCTACAATTAAAACCAGTAATGATATGCCAATAATCGAACCTATAAATTTTCAAGCATTAGATTTAGTGCCTTTTCAAATCAACCCCCACTATACAGATGCCGTAATCCCAAATCATAATGGGGAAACAAGAGAACAAAGACTCAAAGAATTTTTAGTTTTAAATCCAGATATTTACGTTGTAGGCTTGCAAGAAGGCACAATGTTAAAAATTGCAGACTCATCAATCAAATTGATTGGTGATAAGAAGATGTATGTATTCAAGTTTGGAGAAGAGAAAAAAGAATATACCAACAGTGATGATTTAAGTTTTCTTCTTTGA
- a CDS encoding GNAT family N-acetyltransferase, which translates to MLIREANLADVASIAEVHIKAWQETYKQLMPADFLANISYERRKNQWIDILRNSSTENFTYVVEDYNKKIVGFASGGRERTGDGLRPTVGDRIYQGELYAVYILPDYQGQGLGKCLISQIATKLSQANINSMLVWVLAKNPSYQFYERLGGVYLREKLEEFGGVALVEVAYGWADITSAFRLIKSDVEHELSI; encoded by the coding sequence TTGTTAATTAGAGAAGCCAATTTAGCTGATGTAGCAAGCATTGCTGAAGTACACATAAAAGCTTGGCAGGAAACTTATAAACAGTTGATGCCTGCCGATTTTCTGGCAAACATATCTTATGAACGGCGCAAGAATCAATGGATAGATATTCTGAGAAATTCCTCAACAGAAAATTTTACTTACGTTGTCGAAGACTATAACAAAAAAATAGTAGGTTTCGCTAGTGGTGGTCGAGAACGGACAGGCGATGGGCTACGCCCCACCGTAGGTGATCGCATTTATCAAGGCGAATTGTATGCCGTTTATATTTTGCCAGATTATCAGGGTCAAGGCTTAGGAAAATGTTTAATTTCTCAGATAGCAACAAAACTTAGCCAAGCTAATATAAATTCTATGTTGGTCTGGGTTTTAGCGAAGAATCCCAGTTATCAATTTTATGAGCGTTTGGGTGGTGTGTATCTCAGAGAAAAATTAGAGGAATTTGGCGGTGTAGCATTAGTGGAAGTAGCCTACGGTTGGGCAGATATTACATCTGCTTTTAGGCTGATAAAATCTGATGTTGAGCATGAGCTATCAATATAG
- a CDS encoding SDR family NAD(P)-dependent oxidoreductase, producing MKILEGKVALVTGATRGLGKGIAIALGEAGATVYITGRRLDNSSGSSDDVAGSLNDTKIAVEEAGGICIPVQVDHSNDEQVRLLFERIQNEQNGQLDLLVNNVYAGVQALTDAQGKPFWDNDPSLWDACNNVGLRSHYIASVYAAQMMTKRQQGLICTISSWGGMAYLFGSAYGAGKSGCDRLAADMAVELQPYNVTSVGIWPGIVGTELFSRLASNAGSQETTDQKNSFFADRYNWETPLLTGRVIARLAAEKDVINRTGRIQIVAELAKQYGLVDKDGNLPASLRSLRFLLPLALPALKKYSWLIPDLKLPWSILLLTILKSPKI from the coding sequence ATTAAAATCCTTGAAGGAAAAGTCGCATTAGTCACGGGTGCAACAAGAGGTCTAGGTAAAGGAATTGCGATCGCCCTTGGTGAAGCGGGTGCAACTGTCTATATTACCGGGCGTAGGTTGGATAATAGCTCAGGTTCTAGTGATGATGTTGCAGGTAGTCTTAATGACACGAAAATAGCTGTGGAAGAGGCTGGTGGTATTTGTATTCCTGTGCAAGTAGACCACAGTAACGACGAGCAAGTACGGTTACTTTTTGAACGCATTCAAAATGAGCAAAATGGACAGCTTGACTTACTCGTTAACAATGTTTACGCCGGAGTTCAAGCGCTCACCGATGCTCAGGGAAAACCTTTTTGGGATAATGACCCAAGTCTTTGGGATGCTTGTAACAACGTTGGTTTGCGTAGTCACTATATTGCCAGTGTCTATGCCGCACAAATGATGACCAAACGCCAGCAGGGACTAATTTGTACAATTTCCTCCTGGGGTGGGATGGCTTACTTATTTGGTTCAGCTTATGGCGCAGGTAAGTCGGGATGCGATCGCCTAGCTGCTGATATGGCGGTAGAATTACAACCCTATAATGTTACATCTGTGGGAATTTGGCCAGGCATTGTTGGGACTGAACTCTTTTCGCGTTTAGCCTCAAACGCAGGTAGTCAGGAAACAACCGACCAGAAAAACTCATTCTTTGCTGACCGTTACAACTGGGAAACACCTTTACTCACAGGGAGAGTAATAGCTAGACTAGCTGCCGAAAAAGATGTGATCAATCGTACAGGGCGTATCCAAATTGTTGCGGAACTAGCTAAACAATATGGTCTTGTAGATAAAGATGGTAACTTACCCGCATCCCTGCGCTCTCTACGTTTCCTACTACCATTAGCACTACCTGCCTTGAAAAAATACTCTTGGCTCATACCCGACCTAAAACTCCCTTGGTCAATTTTGTTACTAACTATATTAAAATCACCAAAAATCTAA